The Natronoglycomyces albus genome has a segment encoding these proteins:
- a CDS encoding YqeB family protein, which yields MSNFSASRQEFGSTTIEHPTWTRWLVALGFPVIGAGLGVALVSIVGWILTLPWFPLQGMLGTFHELALPLRYSIGAALGLIMGIVFVLYALNDFLRVSVGNHEVSIASGFDDPITLPKADIEAVFYDQKHLVFLGEGGRELARPFCDLNREEVADAFLKYRFPWQDGDPYAEEYRRWVPGLEELPSGADALFTAREAALKESDDDEIAQLRTELLKVGLVVRDDGQKQFWRIIAPSKELPANVP from the coding sequence GTGTCCAATTTCAGTGCGAGTCGCCAAGAATTTGGCAGCACCACGATCGAACACCCCACCTGGACTCGATGGCTAGTGGCACTGGGCTTCCCGGTTATCGGCGCTGGCCTTGGCGTTGCCCTAGTCTCCATTGTGGGATGGATTCTGACTCTGCCTTGGTTTCCCCTGCAAGGGATGCTGGGCACGTTCCATGAACTGGCATTGCCATTGCGGTACTCCATCGGTGCCGCGCTCGGGCTCATCATGGGGATCGTGTTTGTCCTCTATGCGCTAAACGACTTTCTACGGGTGAGTGTGGGCAACCATGAAGTGTCCATAGCCAGTGGATTCGATGATCCGATAACACTGCCCAAAGCCGACATCGAAGCGGTTTTTTACGACCAGAAGCACCTAGTTTTCCTTGGCGAAGGTGGCCGAGAACTAGCCCGACCATTCTGCGACCTGAATCGCGAAGAAGTCGCCGACGCGTTTCTGAAATATCGATTTCCCTGGCAGGACGGCGACCCCTATGCCGAGGAATACCGGCGCTGGGTACCCGGACTCGAAGAACTCCCCTCCGGTGCCGACGCCCTCTTCACCGCCAGAGAGGCGGCCCTGAAGGAAAGCGATGACGATGAGATCGCCCAGCTGCGAACCGAACTGTTGAAAGTGGGCCTAGTGGTGCGCGACGATGGCCAGAAACAATTCTGGCGCATTATCGCCCCGTCCAAAGAGTTACCCGCCAATGTGCCTTGA
- a CDS encoding MBL fold metallo-hydrolase, with the protein MNAYTGVVEPGQRADVRQLQDLTIAKFAVSAMKNNCYLLRCRKTKEQLLIDAADESDRILTEVTNPNHGGGPLKTVVTTHRHWDHVRALQTVVDATGAASMAHREDAGHIPVVTKRLDEGDIVTVGHCRLSVIHLVGHTPGSIALRYDDPAGHSHLFTGDSLFPGGLGKTTNPRDFQTLFRDVTTKLFDAADDDTWVYPGHGNDTTLGAERPQLPLWKKRGW; encoded by the coding sequence ATGAACGCATACACGGGGGTCGTCGAACCCGGCCAGCGCGCGGACGTGCGCCAACTGCAAGATCTCACCATCGCCAAGTTCGCCGTCTCGGCGATGAAAAACAACTGTTACCTGCTGCGATGCCGCAAAACCAAAGAGCAGCTATTGATCGACGCAGCCGATGAATCGGATCGGATTCTCACCGAGGTGACCAACCCCAATCACGGAGGGGGTCCACTGAAAACCGTGGTCACGACGCATCGGCACTGGGACCATGTGCGAGCGTTGCAAACGGTCGTCGATGCCACCGGGGCGGCGTCAATGGCGCACCGGGAGGACGCTGGCCACATTCCGGTGGTCACGAAACGGCTGGACGAGGGTGACATCGTCACCGTCGGTCATTGCCGCCTGAGCGTGATCCATCTAGTGGGGCACACGCCAGGGTCGATCGCGCTGCGATACGACGACCCAGCGGGCCATTCCCATCTATTCACTGGCGATAGTTTGTTTCCCGGGGGCTTGGGAAAAACTACGAATCCGCGTGATTTTCAGACGTTGTTTCGCGATGTGACGACGAAGTTGTTTGACGCCGCTGACGACGACACGTGGGTCTATCCGGGCCACGGAAATGACACCACGCTGGGAGCGGAGCGGCCGCAATTGCCTCTTTGGAAAAAACGCGGCTGGTGA